From the candidate division KSB1 bacterium genome, the window CGCGGTTGTAACCCCGGACGGCAGTCTGCTGGCTTCTTCGGGGGATGTGCAGTTTCGAACTTATATTCGTTCAGCAGCCAAGCCGTTTCAAATTATGCCGCTTCTGAGGAGCGGGGCAGTCGAGCATTTCCAATTTACCGATAAAGAGCTCGCTGTCATCATGGCCTCCCACAACAGCGAGCCGCTCCACCTGGAAACAGTCAAAAGCATCCTTAAAAAAACTGGTCTGACAGTTGAGCATCTAAAATGCGGCAGTCATCCGCCGCTGCATAAACCAACCGCAAAAGAGTTTCTAATTCAAAAAGAGAGACTCACGGCACTGCATAATAATTGCTCGGGAAAACATTCCGGCATGCTGGCGCTTGCTGTCTATAAAAATTGGCCGCTTGAAACTTATTTAAATCCTGAGCATCCGGTGCAGGTGGAGATTAAAGAAACCATCTCAGGTTTTTCGGGAGTCCCAACCGACGAAATTCATGTCGGGGTCGACGGCTGCAGCGCCCCGGTCTTCTTTTTGCCCGTCAAAAATATGGCGATGAT encodes:
- a CDS encoding asparaginase, which encodes MPEIVAEVIRNERVESCHRGYIAVVTPDGSLLASSGDVQFRTYIRSAAKPFQIMPLLRSGAVEHFQFTDKELAVIMASHNSEPLHLETVKSILKKTGLTVEHLKCGSHPPLHKPTAKEFLIQKERLTALHNNCSGKHSGMLALAVYKNWPLETYLNPEHPVQVEIKETISGFSGVPTDEIHVGVDGCSAPVFFLPVKNMAMMYAKLAQGNIEPGERTFNLMSANPEMIAGSDRFDTELMKTLSPRAVSKVGAEGVRCLGIRGSAPIGIALKIEDGSGRASAAVMLEVLAQLDLISQAELDKLSKYRKPVFKNHAGIETGFINVKFKL